The genomic stretch GAGGAGGAGGGCGGTTCGGTGATGCTCACCGCCGGGCTGAACTATGGCGAGCATCGCGTCGATTTCGACTATGGCGGTCGGCTGTCGGACAATCTGCGCTTCAACGTCGGCGGCTTTTATCGCCAGGGCTCGGGTCCGCGCGACCCCGGCTATTCGGCCTTCAAGGGCGGTCAGGTAAAGCTGAACATCACGCGCGAATTCGCGAACGGCTATGTGCGCGTCTATGCGAAGCTGCTCGACGATCGCGTGCCCGGGTTCCTGGAGGCACCGATCAAGATCACCGGGACCAATGCGAATCCGACCTATTCGAACTTCCCCAGCTTCAACATTCGCAACCAGGTACTCTATTCGAACAACACGCGCGCCTATGCCACCTTCAACGGTGACGGGAATGTGGAGACCCCGGACAATGCCCAGGGGCTGCACCCGATCTCCAAGTCGATCGGCCTGGAAGCGCGTTTCGAGCTCTCCGGATGGACCTTCACCGAGCGCATGCGCTACAGCAGCAATTCCGCGACGCTCGCCGCAATCCCGGCAGCCTTTGTCGCACCCGCGCCGCTGATGGCGATGATCATGGGGGGGCCGGGCGCGACGCTCAGCTATGGCACCGGCGCGAAGAAGGGGCAGGTGATTGCCGATCCGGCGACGTTGAACGGAAACGGCCTCCTCGTCTATGGCGCGCAACTGTACAATCGTTACCGCGATCAGGGCAATTTCATCAACGACTTCCGCGGCACGCGCGTCTGGAAGCTCGGGGCGGGCGACCTGACCTTCACGGCCGGCGTGTACAAGTCCGTGCAGCAGGTGAACATGGACTCGACGTCCAACGCCGTGCTGATGGAAGTGAACGGCACCGACACCGCCCTGATCGACGTGCGGACGGCGAGCGGCGTTCCCGTGACCGCCAATGGCAAGACGGGCTACACGGTCGCCCCCCTCGGGCACCTCGACTCCTCCCGCCGTGACGTCGAATACGACATCACAGCCCCGTACGGCTCCATCAACTACCATATCGGCAAGCTCGCGATCGGCGGCAGCCTGCGCTACGACAGCGGCAAGGTGCGCGGCCAGCTTTTCGGCGCAGCCCTGGGCGGCGATCGGATTGGGCAAATTGCCTATGACATCAACCGCGATGGCGCGATTTCGGTGCCGGAGACGCGGGTCGGCGTTATCCCGACCGACAGCCCGATGGCGCTCGACTATGATTATAATTATGTGAGCTATTCGGTCGGCGCGAATTATCGGGTCGGGCCGGGGCTGGCCTTTTTCGGTCGCTATAGTCGCGGCGCGCGCGCCGCTGCGGACACATTCTTTTTCACGCCGTCGATCAATGTCCAGACCGGCACGCTGGCCAATCCGGCCGACGCCTATGACGTCGTCCGCCAGTCCGAAATGGGCGTGAAGTATCGCAGCGGCAACCTTGCCCTGAACCTGACCGGGTTCCTGGCCAACGCGCATGACAAGAATTTCCAGATCCTCAACGACGCGAACGGCCAGCTTTATTCCGCGCAGATCGACCGCAACTACCGGGCCTATGGTGCGGAGTTCGAGGGCAGCTATTTCTACGGACCGTGGAATCTGACCGCTGCCGCGACCTATACCCACGCGCGGATCCGTGACGACAAGGACAATCCGGAGTTCGTCGACAAGACGCCACGGCATCAGCCAAAGCTCATCGCCCAGGTGGCGCCTTCCTATGTCGGCAAGATGTTCAGCGCGGGTGGAACCGTAATCTATACCGGCAGCAGCTATGCGCAGGACCTGAACCTGCTGAAGATGCCCGCCTATACGACCGTCAACGCCTTTGTGCAGATCCGCCCGGTCGACCGCGTGGAACTGATGGTTACGGCGAGCAACCTGTTCGACACGCTGGGCCTCGTGAACGTGATCCAGAGCGCGATTCCGGCGAGCGGCATCGGCACCGCGACGGTGATCAACGGCCGCACGGTCGCGGGGTCGATCCGCTTCCGCTTCTGATCGATCGCGCGGAGGCTGCGGCGCCCTCCTCCCGGCAACGGGAGGAGGGCGCCGCACTCAGCGCATCGTCGGGATCACGAAGCTCTGGTCGAGCACCGCGCCGCCGCTCGGCCAGCGCTGCGTGACGGTCTTGGTCCGCGTGTAGAAGCGGATGCCGTCCATGCCATATTGGTTGAGGTCGCCAAAGCCCGAGCGCTTCCACCCGCCAAAGCTGTGATAGGCGACCGGCACGGGGATCGGCACGTTGATGCCGACCATGCCGACTTCGACGCTGCTCATGAATTTGCGCGCGAGGTCGCCGTTGCGCGTGAACAGCGCCACGCCGTTGCCGTATTGATGCCCGGTCGGGTAGGAGACGGCTTCCTCGAAGCTCGACGCGCGCAGCATCTGGAGCACCGGGCCGAAAATCTCCTCATTGTAGCTGCGCATGGTGGGCGTGACGCGGTCGAGCAGCGTCGGCCCCATGAAATAGCCGTCCTCATACCCCTGGAGCGAAAGCCCGCGCCCATCGACGACGAGCTCCGAGCCTTCGTCGATCGCCATCTGGATATAGGCCTCGACACGCGCCTTGTGCGCCGCGCTGACGACCGGGCCGTACTGCGCGTCCGGATCGGTGGGGACGCCGACGCGCAGGTCGGCGATGGCGGCGACCAGCTTTTCGCGCAGGCGGTCGGCGGTCTCTTCGCCCACCGGCACGACCACGGGCAGCGCCATGCAGCGCTCGCCCGCCGAGCCATAGGCGGCGCCGACGATGTCCGCCACGGCCTGGTCGAGATCGGCGTCGGGCATGATGATGCCGTGGTTCTTGGCACCGCCCATGCACTGCATGCGCTTGCCGTTCGCCGCGCCGCGGCCATAGACATATTGGGCGATGTCGGACGATCCGACGAAGCTGACGGCCTTGACGTCGGGATGGTCGAGGATCGCGTCGACCACGACCTTGTCGCCATGCACCACGTTCAGGATGCCCTCGGGCAGCCCGGCTTCGAGCGCCAGTTCGGCAAGCCGCACGGGCACGGAGGGATCGCGCTCCGACGGCTTGATGATGAAGGCGTTGCCGCACGCGATCGCGGGGGCGCACATCCATAGCGGGATCATCGCCGGGAAGTTGAACGGCGTGATACCGGCGGCGATGCCGATCGGCTGGCGCATCGAATAGACGTCGATGCCGGGCCCGGCGCCCTCGGTAAATTCGCCCTTCAGCAGGTGCGGAATGCCGCAGACGAACTCGACGACTTCGAGCCCGCGCTGGATGTCGCCCTTCGAATCCGCGATCACCTTGCCATGCTCGCGTGACAGCATCTCGGCGAGTTCGTCCATATGCTGTTCGATCAGCTCCTTGAAGCGGAACATCACGCGCGCGCGGCGCTGCGGGTTGAGCGCTGCCCAGCCCGGCTGCGCCGCCTTGGCGCTCGCCACCGCACGGGCGACCATAGCGGCATCGCCGAGCGTCACCTGTGCCTGGACCTTGCCAAGGGCCGGGTCGAACACGTCGCCCAGCCGCGCGGCGGCGTCGGTCACCGCGGCGCCGTCGATGAAGTGATGGATCATTCGCATGGGAAATCCTCTCCGTGTTGCCTCCTTATAGCGTTCACAGCGAAGTGCATATATAGCGGCGAAATGCGCAACTGTTGTGCGATTTCCTGAATGCTCGATTGGGACGATCTCCGCCTGTTCCTGTCGGTGGCGCGCGATGGCAGCTTCGTCGCGAGCGGTCGCAGGCTCGGGCTCAACCACACGACGCTGGCCCGGCGGTTGACCGCGCTCGAGCACTCGCTGGGCACGCGGCTGTTCGATCGTTCGCCGCGCGGGGTCCAGCCGACGCGGGCGGGAAGCGAACTGCTCGACCATGCCGAGCGGATCGAGGCCGAAGTGATGGCTGCCGGGCGCAGCCTTGCGGGGCAGGAGCAGCAGGTGTCGGGGACCGTCCGGCTGGCCACGCCCGAGGCATTCGGCACGTTCTTCGTGGCACCGCGGGTCCATCTGTTCGCAGCCCGCCATCCGGGCATCGAGCTCGAACTGGTGCCCGAATCGCGGACCGTGAGCCTGTCGAAGCGCGAAGCCGATGTCGCGATCGGGTTGCATCGTCCCGACCAGGGGCGACTCCGCGCGGCACGGCTCGTCGATTACCGCATCGGGCTGTATGCGTCGCAGGACCTGCTGGCGCGCACCGGTCCGGTTGCCACCGTCGCCGATCTGCGCGACCGGCCCTTCATCTCGTATATCGAGGAGATGATCGACCTGCCCGAACTGCGCAATCTGGACCGATCGCTGGCGCAGCGCTGCGTGTTCCGCTCGAGTTCGGTCGCGGCGCAGATGGCGGCGGTCGTCTCCGGTCTCGGTTTCGGGCTGCTCCATTGTTTCGCGGTGACGCCCGAGATGCGGCTGGTGCGTGTGCTGGCGAGCGAGGTGGAGGTGATCCGCAGCTATTGGATGATCTACCATGCCGATCTGGCGCAGGTGCCCCGGATTCGCGCGGTCGCCGATTTCCTGACCGAGCAGGTGCGCGCGCGTGGCACGCAGTTTTGAGGCGGGTTGCCAGACTGGTCCACGCATCGCGCCCAAAATTTCGCGGCTGTCGCGGCAGTTTTGCCTCGACAGGACGCCCGCTGGTCTGAATGGGCGGATCGCCGGAGAAGGTTGATGCCTGGGGAACACGCATATGCATGAAGACGTGGACGTTCTGATCGTTGGTGCCGGCCATGCCGGTGCCGCCTGTGCGATTGCCCTGCGCCAGGGCAAGTTCGACGGGACCATCCTGGTGATCGGCGCCGAGCCCGAGCTTCCCTATGAGCGGCCGCCGCTCTCGAAGGAGTATCTGGCCGGCGACAAGCCGTTCGAGCGCCTGTTGATCCGCCCGGCGGGCTTCTGGGCAGAGCGCGACGTCGCGTTCCGGCTCGGCACCCGCGTGACCGCGATCGACGGATCGGCGCACAGCGTCACCACCGATGCGGGCGACACTATCGGGTATCGCCATCTCGTCTGGGCCACGGGCGGCGCGCCGCGGCGGCTGACCTGCGATGGGCATGACCTGACCGGCGTCCACACCGTCCGCGACCGCGCCGACGCCGATCGGATGATGGCCGAATTGCCCCGGGTCGAGCATGTCGTCGTGATCGGCGGCGGCTATATCGGGCTCGAGGCGGCGGCGGTGCTCGCCAAATTCGGCAAGAAGGTCGTGCTGCTCGAAGCGCTCGACCGCGTGCTGGCACGCGTCGCCGGCGAGCCGCTGTCGCGCTTCTTCGAAGCCGAGCATCGCGCGCACGGCGTCGAGGTCCGGCTGGGCGCGGCGGTCGACTGCATCCTCGGCGAGGATCGGGTGACCGGCGTGCGGCTGTCCGACGGCGAAGTGCTGCGGGCCGATATGGTGATCGTCGGCATCGGCATCGTTCCCGCAGTCGAACCGCTGCTCGCCGCGGGTGCGGAGGGCGGCAACGGCGTGGCGGTCGATGGCCAGTGCCGGACGAGCCTGCCCGATATCTTCGCGATCGGCGATTGTGCGCTCCACGCCAATCGCTTTGCCGGCGGCGCGTCGATCCGCGTCGAATCGGTGCAGAACGCCAACGACCAGGCGGCGGTGGCCGCCAAGGCGATCCTGGGCCAGCCGGTGGCGTATGAGGCGGTCCCATGGTTCTGGTCGAACCAATATGACATCAAGCTCCAGACGGTCGGGCTGTCGATCGGCTATGACCTCGCCGTGGTGCGCGGCGATACGGCGAGCCGCAGCTTCACCGTCGCCTATCTGAAGCAGGGCAGGGTGATCGCGCTCGATTGCGTCAATGCGGTCAAGGACTATGTCCAGGGCCGCAAGCTCGTGACCGAGGGCAATTCGGTGGACGTCGCCCGGCTCGCCGATCCGGCAGTGCCGCTGAAGGAACTCGCCGGATAGCAGCGCGCGGTCCGGTGCGACTATCCGCCGATAGCGCAGCCGTGCCGGGCCTGGAAGTCACGCACCCACTCGGCGGTCGCGCGGAGGCCGCCAAAGGGGTAGAGATGGAGCAGGACGTCGCCGTGCCGCGCGGGATCGAAGCGCTCGGCCAGTTCCTCGACCAGCCGGTCCGGGCCGGCGTTCGACAGCAACCGCGTTACCGACAGCCCGTATTTCGCCATCACCGACGCCGACGCGGCAACCCCGCAGCGCGCGGCGAAGCCCAGCAGCCGCTTGACGCTGGCGGGGCCCGGAATGCCCAGCCGGATCGTCGCGTCGATGCCCGCATCGCGAACCTGCTCGACCCATGCGAGCATCGGCGCCGCGTTGAACCCGAATTGGGTGACGATCGCGAAATCATGCCCGCCCTGGAGCAGCAGGTCGCGCTTGTCGCGCGTCGCCTGCCAGATCTTGTCGTTGCCGATATCGGCATGGCCCTCGGGATAGCCCGATATGCCGACGCGCTTGATGCCGTGTTCGGCGAGCATCCCCGAACGGATCAGCGACAGCGCGTCGGGATAGGGGCCGAGCGGCTCGGGCGGATCGCCCGCGACGACGAAGCAATGGTCGTTGCCGACCTCGCGCCGGAGCGCCGCCAGGAAATCGCGCAGCTCGGCCTCGGAATGGAGCCGCCGTGCCGAGATGTGCGGGATCGGCACGAAGCCCAGTTCCCTGACGCGGCGCGCCGTCGCCACCCGCGCCTCGAAGGTCTCGCCGGGAAGGAAGGTTACGGGCACCTTCGTCCCCGGCGGGACCAGCGCCGCCGCCTCTTCGAGCCGATCGGCATCCTTGGCCGTGATCTCGACCGACCAGCGGTCGATCAACCCGCAGGTCTTGTTTGTACCGGGCACCGGCGCTTCGATCATGATCACGGCCTTTTCAGGGGAGTATAGGGCTCAGGCGGGCTGCTTGGTGCGCCAGCTCTCGGCATAGGCGTCGCGGGCGACTTCCGAATAGGGAACCGGGCTGACGGTCGCCTTGATCTCGGTCTGGACGTGGCGCTCGACCGTGGGCTTGCGCGTGCCGCTATCGGGCTCGCCCCACAGCAGAGTGACTTCGGTGCCGGGCTCGGCATAGCGCTCGTCGACCATCGCCAGCGTGAGCATGCGGCCCTCGTTCCAGCTATAGCCGATCCAGGTCGACAGGCCGACCGTCTGGCCGTCGACCAGCACGCTGTCATACGGATGCATCGAATAGACCGCCGAGGGGAACTCCATGAACTTGGCGCGGTCGCCCTTGCTGAACATCGAGCTCATCACGCGCAGCACGTCCTCGTTGTCGAGCGCCAGCGTGACCTTTCGGCGGTGCGGCCCCTCGGCCTTTTTCTCCAGCGCCTCGCGACCGATGAAATCATGGTCGAACTTGACGAACGGGCCATAGCCGAGGTCCCAGGGCGTCAGATAATAGTCCTCGATGCTGGCGCCGACGAAGCTGCCGCCGATCGATGCCTTGGCCTCGTAGGAGGTGGCGGGCAGCCACTCGCGATAGGCCTTGAGGCTTTCGCCGGTATAGACCGCGGGCAGCGGCGACGGGATCCAGCCCGATTCGAGCGTGTTCGACGAATAGGTGCGTCCGCCGACCAGCTTCATGCCGACCGGCGCGCCGGCCTCGACCAGCGCGCTGTGGACTGCCTGATAGTCTTCCCACGGCCCGAACAGCTCATAGCCCGGCTGCCCCGCCATGCCGTGGCGCAGCGCGCGCACGTTCTTGCCGGCGATTTGCAGCGTGGTCATGTTGAAGAACTTGAGCTGAGGCACTTCGCCGCCGACGGCGTTGTTCATCACCTTGAACGCGTCCGGGCCCTGGACCTGGAAGCGATAGTTTTTGCGCTTGCCGTCGCTGCGCATCGCAGTGCGCTCGTCGCGATCGAGCGTGACGTCCCACTTGCCGGTGGCGACATGATATTCGATCCACTCGATGCACGGCGCGCGACCGACGAGGCTGAACGCATTCTCGGCGAGATAGAACAGGATGCCGTCGCCGATGACATAGCCTTCGGGCGTCACCGGGACCCACTGCTTCGCCTTGTCGACGGTGAAGCCCTTGAAGCTGTTTACGCCGAGATAGTTGAGCAGCGCGAAGGCGTCCGGTCCCTCGATCGCGAGGTCGACCATGTGGTAGGACTGGTTGAACAGCACCGCGCCGTGCTGCCAGGCCCATTGCTCCTCGCGCCAATTGGAATATTCGGCGGGCACGCCGGGATAGGCATTGGGGCCGGTCTGCTGGTTGCGCAGCAGCGCGACGATGTCGCCGGCCTCGCCGATAACCTGTTCAAGATTGCTCATGTTCGTCCTCTCACTGGATCCTGATCCGATGGTTCGAGCCAGCGGCGCAGCGCCGCAGTGACCGAATCTGCCGCTTCGACGGGGGCCATGTGGCCGCTGTCTTCGAAAATCGTGAAGGTGCTGCCGGGGATGGCGTCGGCGATCTCGCGATGCTGCGCCACCGGGCTCCATGTGTCGTCGCGCCCGACACCGACCAGCGTTGGCACCGCGATCGTCGGCAGCAGGTCGCGCCGGTCGGCACGCGCCAGCAGCGCCTCGATCTGCGCCTCGAACTGCGCCAGCCCGGCGCGGCGGCACATTGCGCGCAGGGGCCCGGCAATCGCCGGCACGTCGCGATGCGCGGGAAGCAGCATCGGCGGCAGCCATGCGTCGATCAGCGCCTCGACTCCGCGCGTCCGCCCCAGGTCGCACAGCGCATGGCGCTTCTCGGCCTCGCCAGCCGCAACCGGGTGCACGCCGGTATCGAGCAGCGCGAGCCGCTCGACGCGCTCGGGCGCCTGATCGACGATCTCCAGCGCGACGCGGGCGCCCATCGAATGCCCCGCGAGCGCGAATCGCGGCGGCGCCGCGGCGAGCGCACGGGCGGCCATTTCTGGGAGCGTGCGGGCATCGCCATAGTCTGCGACGATCGGCGCAAAGTCCGCGAGCGCGACGCATTGCGGCGCCCAGATCGTCGAATCGCACCACAGGCCGGGCAGCAGCAGGAGGGGAGTTATGTTCGCACTCATGAAAAGTTCAGATAGACGAAGCTTTGCCGCGCCGCTAGACGAAATCTAAGCAGACCGCGAGGAGCGAGGATGCGCGAGAGGATCTGGACCATGCCGAGCACCGTCATGCAGCAGCGCACCGCGGGCCGCCGCTGCACCACGCATGCCCGCTGAGCCCGGAGTGATGGACGCGCGCCAGACCCTGCTGAAATCGCCGCTGCACTGGCGCCAGGTCGCCGCGATCGGGCTGTGCATCTTCCTGAATGCGCTCGACGGGTTCGACGTGCTGTCGATCAGCTTCGCGGCGCCGGGCATCGTCGCCGAATGGGGAATCGATCGCGCCGCGCTGGGCATCGTCCTGTCGATGGAGCTGGTCGGCATGGCGCTCGGCTCGGTCCTGCTGGGGCAGCTCGCCGATCGGATCGGGCGGCGTCCGGTCCTGCTCGGCTGTGTCGTGGTGATGGCTGCCGGGATGATGCTCGCCGGGCGTGCGCGCTCGATCGAGGTGTTGTCGCTGTGGCGGTTCCTGACCGGCATCGGGATTGGCGGCATGCTTGCCACGATCAGCGCGACTGTCGCGGAAGTGTCCAATGCGCGCCGCCGCAACCTGGCAGTGGCGCTGATGTCGTGCGGCTATCCGCTCGGCGCGGTGGCGGGCGGATCGATCGTGTCGAGCCTCCTCATCACGCATGACTGGCGCGCAGTGTTCGAATTCGGGGCGCTGGTGACTGCGGCCTGCCTGCCGCTCGCCTGGTGGCTGGTGCCCGAGTCGATCGAGTTCCTGCTCTCGCGCGGACGCCCGGCCGATCTGGCGCAGGCCGGGCGGATCATGGCGCAGTTCGGCCATCGCGACCTCGCTCCGCAGGCGCCCGCGGCGGCGTTCGGCGATTCGCGCGCGCCGCGCGGTGCGCTGTGGAGCGGCGCGCTGGCCCGCACGACCTTCCTCCTGACGCTCGCCTATTTCACGCACATCCTGACCTTCTACTTCCTGGTGAAATGGATTCCGAAAGTGGTGGTCGACATGGGATTCCCGGCATCGTCTGCGGGCGGGGTGCTGGTGTGGACCAATGTCGGCGGCGCGGCGGGCGCGCTGTTGTTCAGTGCGCTGGTCGCCTTTGTCGACGTACGGCGGCTGACCATCGTCTTCCTGCTGCTGTCGAGCGCGGCGGTGGTCCTGTTCGGGCGCAGCCCCGCCGACCTCACCCAATTGTCGCTGTTCGCGGGGCTGGCGGGCTTTTGCACCAACGCCGTGATCATCGGCATCTATGCGCTGACCGCCGCCAGCTTCCCCGCCGAGCAGCGCGCCAGCGGCGTCGGCGCGGTGATCGGCATCGGTCGG from Sphingomonas hengshuiensis encodes the following:
- a CDS encoding alpha/beta fold hydrolase: MSANITPLLLLPGLWCDSTIWAPQCVALADFAPIVADYGDARTLPEMAARALAAAPPRFALAGHSMGARVALEIVDQAPERVERLALLDTGVHPVAAGEAEKRHALCDLGRTRGVEALIDAWLPPMLLPAHRDVPAIAGPLRAMCRRAGLAQFEAQIEALLARADRRDLLPTIAVPTLVGVGRDDTWSPVAQHREIADAIPGSTFTIFEDSGHMAPVEAADSVTAALRRWLEPSDQDPVRGRT
- a CDS encoding methylenetetrahydrofolate reductase yields the protein MIEAPVPGTNKTCGLIDRWSVEITAKDADRLEEAAALVPPGTKVPVTFLPGETFEARVATARRVRELGFVPIPHISARRLHSEAELRDFLAALRREVGNDHCFVVAGDPPEPLGPYPDALSLIRSGMLAEHGIKRVGISGYPEGHADIGNDKIWQATRDKRDLLLQGGHDFAIVTQFGFNAAPMLAWVEQVRDAGIDATIRLGIPGPASVKRLLGFAARCGVAASASVMAKYGLSVTRLLSNAGPDRLVEELAERFDPARHGDVLLHLYPFGGLRATAEWVRDFQARHGCAIGG
- a CDS encoding NAD(P)/FAD-dependent oxidoreductase translates to MHEDVDVLIVGAGHAGAACAIALRQGKFDGTILVIGAEPELPYERPPLSKEYLAGDKPFERLLIRPAGFWAERDVAFRLGTRVTAIDGSAHSVTTDAGDTIGYRHLVWATGGAPRRLTCDGHDLTGVHTVRDRADADRMMAELPRVEHVVVIGGGYIGLEAAAVLAKFGKKVVLLEALDRVLARVAGEPLSRFFEAEHRAHGVEVRLGAAVDCILGEDRVTGVRLSDGEVLRADMVIVGIGIVPAVEPLLAAGAEGGNGVAVDGQCRTSLPDIFAIGDCALHANRFAGGASIRVESVQNANDQAAVAAKAILGQPVAYEAVPWFWSNQYDIKLQTVGLSIGYDLAVVRGDTASRSFTVAYLKQGRVIALDCVNAVKDYVQGRKLVTEGNSVDVARLADPAVPLKELAG
- a CDS encoding TonB-dependent receptor domain-containing protein, with the translated sequence MALILPTLAIAAPDRTPPADTGKDKDAAQSEAKAPEPARQKALFSTGVAKGRDLLDSAISTSAIGEAEVTQIGARSLGEVLRSVPGFRVEATGDTTTVAYTIRGLPLTGFGSKNVQFQEDGLPVLEFGDLALTTPDTYLRPDLTLNRIESIRGGSASTFASNSPGGVINFISRTGEEEGGSVMLTAGLNYGEHRVDFDYGGRLSDNLRFNVGGFYRQGSGPRDPGYSAFKGGQVKLNITREFANGYVRVYAKLLDDRVPGFLEAPIKITGTNANPTYSNFPSFNIRNQVLYSNNTRAYATFNGDGNVETPDNAQGLHPISKSIGLEARFELSGWTFTERMRYSSNSATLAAIPAAFVAPAPLMAMIMGGPGATLSYGTGAKKGQVIADPATLNGNGLLVYGAQLYNRYRDQGNFINDFRGTRVWKLGAGDLTFTAGVYKSVQQVNMDSTSNAVLMEVNGTDTALIDVRTASGVPVTANGKTGYTVAPLGHLDSSRRDVEYDITAPYGSINYHIGKLAIGGSLRYDSGKVRGQLFGAALGGDRIGQIAYDINRDGAISVPETRVGVIPTDSPMALDYDYNYVSYSVGANYRVGPGLAFFGRYSRGARAAADTFFFTPSINVQTGTLANPADAYDVVRQSEMGVKYRSGNLALNLTGFLANAHDKNFQILNDANGQLYSAQIDRNYRAYGAEFEGSYFYGPWNLTAAATYTHARIRDDKDNPEFVDKTPRHQPKLIAQVAPSYVGKMFSAGGTVIYTGSSYAQDLNLLKMPAYTTVNAFVQIRPVDRVELMVTASNLFDTLGLVNVIQSAIPASGIGTATVINGRTVAGSIRFRF
- a CDS encoding MFS transporter produces the protein MPAEPGVMDARQTLLKSPLHWRQVAAIGLCIFLNALDGFDVLSISFAAPGIVAEWGIDRAALGIVLSMELVGMALGSVLLGQLADRIGRRPVLLGCVVVMAAGMMLAGRARSIEVLSLWRFLTGIGIGGMLATISATVAEVSNARRRNLAVALMSCGYPLGAVAGGSIVSSLLITHDWRAVFEFGALVTAACLPLAWWLVPESIEFLLSRGRPADLAQAGRIMAQFGHRDLAPQAPAAAFGDSRAPRGALWSGALARTTFLLTLAYFTHILTFYFLVKWIPKVVVDMGFPASSAGGVLVWTNVGGAAGALLFSALVAFVDVRRLTIVFLLLSSAAVVLFGRSPADLTQLSLFAGLAGFCTNAVIIGIYALTAASFPAEQRASGVGAVIGIGRGGAALGPIAAGFLFAAGWSLPLVAAAMALGSLVGAAALVLLARRRRS
- a CDS encoding LysR family transcriptional regulator yields the protein MLDWDDLRLFLSVARDGSFVASGRRLGLNHTTLARRLTALEHSLGTRLFDRSPRGVQPTRAGSELLDHAERIEAEVMAAGRSLAGQEQQVSGTVRLATPEAFGTFFVAPRVHLFAARHPGIELELVPESRTVSLSKREADVAIGLHRPDQGRLRAARLVDYRIGLYASQDLLARTGPVATVADLRDRPFISYIEEMIDLPELRNLDRSLAQRCVFRSSSVAAQMAAVVSGLGFGLLHCFAVTPEMRLVRVLASEVEVIRSYWMIYHADLAQVPRIRAVADFLTEQVRARGTQF
- a CDS encoding CoA-acylating methylmalonate-semialdehyde dehydrogenase, which encodes MRMIHHFIDGAAVTDAAARLGDVFDPALGKVQAQVTLGDAAMVARAVASAKAAQPGWAALNPQRRARVMFRFKELIEQHMDELAEMLSREHGKVIADSKGDIQRGLEVVEFVCGIPHLLKGEFTEGAGPGIDVYSMRQPIGIAAGITPFNFPAMIPLWMCAPAIACGNAFIIKPSERDPSVPVRLAELALEAGLPEGILNVVHGDKVVVDAILDHPDVKAVSFVGSSDIAQYVYGRGAANGKRMQCMGGAKNHGIIMPDADLDQAVADIVGAAYGSAGERCMALPVVVPVGEETADRLREKLVAAIADLRVGVPTDPDAQYGPVVSAAHKARVEAYIQMAIDEGSELVVDGRGLSLQGYEDGYFMGPTLLDRVTPTMRSYNEEIFGPVLQMLRASSFEEAVSYPTGHQYGNGVALFTRNGDLARKFMSSVEVGMVGINVPIPVPVAYHSFGGWKRSGFGDLNQYGMDGIRFYTRTKTVTQRWPSGGAVLDQSFVIPTMR
- the desA gene encoding syringate O-demethylase, translating into MSNLEQVIGEAGDIVALLRNQQTGPNAYPGVPAEYSNWREEQWAWQHGAVLFNQSYHMVDLAIEGPDAFALLNYLGVNSFKGFTVDKAKQWVPVTPEGYVIGDGILFYLAENAFSLVGRAPCIEWIEYHVATGKWDVTLDRDERTAMRSDGKRKNYRFQVQGPDAFKVMNNAVGGEVPQLKFFNMTTLQIAGKNVRALRHGMAGQPGYELFGPWEDYQAVHSALVEAGAPVGMKLVGGRTYSSNTLESGWIPSPLPAVYTGESLKAYREWLPATSYEAKASIGGSFVGASIEDYYLTPWDLGYGPFVKFDHDFIGREALEKKAEGPHRRKVTLALDNEDVLRVMSSMFSKGDRAKFMEFPSAVYSMHPYDSVLVDGQTVGLSTWIGYSWNEGRMLTLAMVDERYAEPGTEVTLLWGEPDSGTRKPTVERHVQTEIKATVSPVPYSEVARDAYAESWRTKQPA